A single genomic interval of Danio aesculapii chromosome 5, fDanAes4.1, whole genome shotgun sequence harbors:
- the LOC130229727 gene encoding transcription termination factor 1 yields MDEIPSFSRKDCNGRVDGEKVKKKKKRSKTTEQHELTESPQEQTEKRRKKKDKRKNSKTESDDNLQTHTGKKKKRRKLDNEGETSVLDDGVSNQHEAQTQELQGSRKEKTSRRKKKREKLKQTNREDMTKEQTDIRTEHEEEPNTRDEESDPPDVIITAEKRESKTQKNQLDSKFLEELKELCPKIKLESQSKSYIKDIIRYDLSRFKEFRKQGIQMRDGRFSTAENERLKLNVSNFLALTGVKDAVRLFFPCRYPKEATALRKLKKQHRFFERIADGIPRFCGDVYDRGAKVYDDRNYKGTFTKEEEKLLLKYYKRYGRNWQKISDKTRRNCRALEYRLSLIDKRRGPWRSKEVQRLLRAVRDHILSVLKSENPNQRKPKRVDRKILYKNLPWTRIGETVKTRCWISCKSKWMSILSARMSSGTTFKGRKAQEAKIKLIKAMYELQVEDAVDIPWEDLTAVSGDVLPSNVQSRWHQLKVSYVPDWKNKCFADTVDFLYENVLPGMMKECEDLDDDDDDDDKLKVDQMKSFRLADIFQDINEDECCDSDEETVQQEKNSSA; encoded by the exons ATGGATGAAATACCGTCATTTTCTCGTAAAGACTGTAATGGCCGCGTTGATGGAGAAAAggtgaagaaaaagaaaaagagaagtaAAACTACAGAGCAGCATGAGCTCACTGAAAGTCCACAGGAACAGACTGAGAAACGCCGTAAAAAGAAGGATAAGAGGAAAAACAGTAAAACTGAATCTGATGATAATCTGCAAACACATACAGGCaaaaagaagaagagaagaaAGCTGGATAATGAAGGCGAGACTTCAGTGTTGGATGATGGTGTCTCGAATCAACATGAAGCACAAACACAAGAACTTCAGGGTTCAAGGAAAGAGAAGACTtctagaagaaagaaaaagagagaaaagctGAAACAGACAAACCGTGAAGACATGACAAAAGAACAGACTGACATCAGAACAGAGCATGAGGAAGAGCCAAACACGAGAGATGAGGAAAGCGACCCGCCTGATGTGATAATTACTGCTGAAAAGCGCGAAAGTAAAACTCAAAAAAATCAACTTGATTCAAAGTTCCTGGAAGAACTGAAAGAATTGTGCcctaaaataaaattagaatCCCAAAGCAAGAGTTATATAAAAGATATAATAAGGTATGACCTGTCAAGGTTTAAGGAATTTCGAAAACAAG GCATCCAAATGAGAGATGGAAGATTTTCCACTGCAGAAAATGAAAGGTTAAAACTGAACGTAAGCAACTTTTTGGCTCTCACAGGAGTGAAAGATGCTGTCAGGCTCTTTTTTCCCTGCCGGTACCCAAAAGAAGCAACGGCACTGAGAAAGTTGAAAAAGCAGCACAGGTTTTTTGAAAGGATTG CGGATGGAATTCCCAGGTTTTGTGGTGATGTTTACGATCGTGGAGCGAAGGTCTATGATGATAGAAACTATAAGGGAAc TTTTactaaagaagaagaaaaattacTGCTTAAATATTATAAACGATATGGCAGGAACTGGCAAAAGATTTCTGACAAGACAAGGCGAAATTGTCGTGCCCTTGAGTATCGGCTTTCACTCATAG ATAAAAGAAGGGGACCGTGGAGGTCAAAGGAGGTGCAGAGGCTTTTAAGGGCTGTGCGAGATCATATTTTATCTGTGCTGAAGTCTGAAAACCCTAATCAAAGGAAACCAAAAAGAGTCGATAGAAAGATACTGTACAAAAATTTGCCCTGGACCAGAATTGGTGAGACGGTTAAAACTCGATGTTGGATATCATGCAAATCAAAATG GATGTCCATACTCTCTGCTCGGATGTCCTCAGGGACTACATTTAAAGGCAGGAAAGCTCAGGAGGCCAAAATCAAACTCATTAAAGC AATGTATGAATTGCAAGTGGAGGATGCTGTGGATATTCCCTGGGAGGATCTCACAGCTGTTTCCGG GGATGTTCTTCCATCAAACGTTCAATCAAGGTGGCACCAGCTAAAAGTCTCCTATGTGCCAGATTGGAAAAACAAGTGTTTTGCAG ACACTGTTGACTTTCTCTATGAGAATGTTTTGCCAGGCATGATGAAAGAGTGCGAAGaccttgatgatgatgatgatgatgatgataaactTAAGGTTGACCAGATGAAAAGTTTCCGGCtagcagatatttttcaagacattaatGAGGATGAATGCTGTGACAGTGATGAAGAAACTGTCCAGCAGGAGAAAAACAGCTCTGCTTAA